Proteins encoded in a region of the Mucilaginibacter sabulilitoris genome:
- a CDS encoding DUF3052 domain-containing protein, with protein sequence MTGYSGTPLAKKLGIKPSFKVMLINAPDHYMELFTDMPANVCLESDETSKKDLIHFFTLKKDELLTLLPVLKTRIKPNGMIWVSWPKKASRVHSDVTEDLIRDLALKIGLVDIKVCAVDEIWSGLKLVIPIKDREPSA encoded by the coding sequence ATGACAGGATATTCGGGCACACCTCTTGCAAAAAAGCTGGGCATTAAACCGTCTTTTAAAGTGATGCTGATTAATGCACCGGATCATTATATGGAATTATTCACAGATATGCCAGCCAACGTATGTTTAGAAAGCGATGAAACCTCTAAAAAAGACCTTATCCATTTCTTTACACTCAAAAAAGACGAACTATTAACCCTTTTGCCTGTTCTTAAAACCAGGATTAAGCCCAATGGCATGATATGGGTTTCATGGCCGAAAAAAGCATCAAGAGTACATAGTGATGTGACTGAAGACTTGATCAGGGATTTGGCCCTCAAAATAGGATTGGTTGATATTAAGGTTTGCGCTGTTGACGAGATATGGTCGGGCTTAAAATTGGTGATACCTATAAAAGACAGAGAACCATCAGCTTGA
- a CDS encoding DinB family protein has translation MNDTIQLLSDTINAFLAVRRQEVEWEIRPSPSKWSNKEIIGHLTDSAQINLQRFIRCTYEENFKLTYEQDAWVAVQHYQDADINELLNLWKLLNNQIIRVLKNYPANRLSARCDNSKQEPNLQTVQWLAADYVAHLKHHLKQIM, from the coding sequence ATGAATGATACTATACAATTATTATCCGATACAATTAATGCTTTTCTTGCGGTAAGGCGTCAAGAGGTTGAATGGGAAATAAGGCCTTCTCCCAGCAAATGGTCAAACAAAGAAATCATTGGTCATTTAACAGATAGTGCGCAGATTAATCTGCAAAGGTTTATACGGTGCACTTATGAGGAAAATTTTAAGCTTACTTATGAGCAGGACGCCTGGGTTGCGGTGCAGCATTACCAGGATGCAGATATCAATGAGTTGCTTAACTTATGGAAGTTGCTAAACAATCAAATTATTCGCGTATTAAAAAATTATCCGGCAAATAGGTTAAGTGCCCGATGTGATAACAGTAAACAAGAGCCTAACCTGCAAACTGTTCAATGGCTTGCAGCCGATTATGTGGCACATTTAAAACATCATTTAAAGCAGATAATGTAA
- a CDS encoding OsmC family protein, translating to MPNKIELKRVHGDFGFEAVDANGHTVKMDSSPESGGEDFGVRPMQMLLMGLAGCSGIDVISILKKQRQDVRDYKMIVNGEREAGKEPSLWQDIEIEFHLYGDIDEDKAARAVELSLNKYCSVAATLGKAGAEIKSKVFVHPAE from the coding sequence ATGCCTAACAAAATAGAACTTAAACGTGTACACGGCGATTTTGGATTTGAAGCGGTTGATGCCAATGGTCATACGGTAAAAATGGATAGCAGCCCCGAAAGTGGTGGTGAGGATTTTGGTGTGCGCCCTATGCAAATGCTTTTAATGGGGCTTGCCGGATGTTCAGGTATTGACGTTATCAGTATTCTTAAAAAACAGCGCCAGGATGTAAGAGATTATAAAATGATAGTTAACGGCGAGCGTGAAGCTGGCAAAGAACCTTCATTATGGCAGGATATTGAAATTGAGTTTCATTTGTATGGCGATATTGATGAGGATAAAGCCGCCCGCGCTGTAGAGCTGTCATTAAACAAGTATTGTTCGGTTGCCGCTACCTTAGGCAAAGCGGGTGCGGAGATTAAATCAAAGGTTTTTGTACATCCGGCTGAATAG